The bacterium genome includes the window CCACAGATCGGCTACTGTGAGATCGGTCAGTGCTGTCACACTGGCCACGGGCGTATCCCTCCTTTGTGGTTATTGTCCAGGTCGGGGGTACGCCCTCCCTTTTTGGGCTCCTGCTTTTACACACAACACCGTACACTACCCGGTGATTCCGTGCTCACGGACTTCGGCGGCACCTGGGACGGATTCAGTTCAGACATGGCGCGCATGGGCATCGTCGGTAAGGCCGGTCCCCAGCAGCTCGACGAGTACCGGAGCTATCGCGACGCCTACGTCAGAACCATCGGGTGTCTCAATCCCGGTGTTACCGCCGCCGTCGTCCGCTTCTGCACCCAGGCCTTTGAACAGACCGGCATTGCGCCGACGGCACCACACTCGGGCACAGCGTGAGCCGAGGCGGCGGACACGACAATCCGCTGCTGCATCCGTTCAACCCTCAACGCCTCGAGGCCGGAGTGCTCATTGCGCTGGAGCCGACCTATCGGGCGTCGGAGGACCGGCGGCACCACATTGAAGACTTGATCCTGACCAGCGCCGACGGCCATCGCGTGCTGACGGATTGGCAGTCGACGAGCGAGATGATCACCATCCCCGGCTGACGCGGCGCTCTCGTGCGTTCCGGCCGCCGAAAAGCGCTAAGCGCCGGGCGCGCGAACGTGCATGCCGTGACGGCGGGCGAGGCCGACAAACTCGTCTCGTGTCATCGGCGGGCTCTCGACGCCGGCCGTCGT containing:
- a CDS encoding M24 family metallopeptidase, producing the protein MGSCFYTQHRTLPGDSVLTDFGGTWDGFSSDMARMGIVGKAGPQQLDEYRSYRDAYVRTIGCLNPGVTAAVVRFCTQAFEQTGIAPTAPHSGTA